One window from the genome of Candidatus Synechococcus calcipolaris G9 encodes:
- a CDS encoding glycosyltransferase family 4 protein, giving the protein MAQTLGDRGHIIEVIAPHGSSLPLGYPLHQVEGAVQVPAQHQGRNQDIVMPAGSVLARMWQLAQQMQDRFDLVVNVAYDWLPFYLTPFLDRPVAHLVSMASVSEVMDQAISAVIDQFPGTISVYTRTQAETFPFGDRCVCLGSGLDLSLYEVCLEPGESLCWLGRIAPEKALEDAVAAVNQTRTPLKILGQMQDVAYWQQIQADFPDAPIEYLGFLPTQEMQAILRTCRALLVTSRWVEAFGNVLIESLACGVPVIAYHRGGPREIVRHGKTGWLVEPDSIPGLIQAIGNIDAIDRRACRQQAEAEYSLEVYGQRVETWLLDILHRKGMVS; this is encoded by the coding sequence ATGGCCCAAACCCTGGGCGATCGCGGGCATATCATTGAAGTGATTGCGCCCCATGGCTCTAGCTTGCCCCTAGGTTATCCCCTGCATCAAGTTGAGGGGGCCGTCCAGGTTCCAGCCCAACATCAAGGCCGGAATCAAGACATTGTTATGCCAGCGGGCAGTGTGTTGGCGCGGATGTGGCAGTTAGCCCAGCAGATGCAGGATCGGTTCGACCTGGTGGTGAATGTGGCCTATGACTGGTTGCCCTTTTACCTCACGCCGTTTTTAGATCGCCCCGTGGCCCATTTAGTCAGTATGGCATCGGTGTCTGAGGTGATGGATCAGGCGATCTCAGCGGTGATTGACCAATTCCCTGGCACCATTAGCGTTTATACCCGCACCCAAGCGGAAACCTTTCCCTTTGGCGATCGCTGTGTTTGTTTAGGCAGTGGCTTAGATTTATCTCTTTATGAGGTTTGTCTCGAACCAGGAGAATCTCTCTGTTGGCTGGGTCGCATTGCCCCGGAAAAAGCCCTAGAGGATGCCGTGGCAGCGGTGAATCAAACCCGTACCCCTCTGAAAATTTTGGGACAAATGCAGGATGTCGCCTACTGGCAGCAAATCCAAGCGGACTTTCCCGATGCACCGATTGAATACCTGGGATTTTTGCCCACCCAAGAGATGCAGGCCATTCTGCGGACGTGCCGCGCCCTCCTGGTCACCTCCCGCTGGGTCGAAGCCTTTGGGAATGTATTAATTGAAAGCTTGGCCTGTGGTGTCCCAGTCATTGCCTACCATCGGGGCGGCCCCAGGGAAATTGTCCGCCATGGGAAAACGGGCTGGCTGGTAGAACCGGACTCTATCCCCGGACTGATTCAAGCCATTGGTAACATCGATGCCATCGATCGCCGGGCCTGTCGTCAGCAAGCGGAAGCGGAATACAGCCTAGAGGTCTATGGGCAGCGGGTCGAAACCTGGCTCTTAGATATACTTCACCGCAAGGGAATGGTATCTTAA
- a CDS encoding F0F1 ATP synthase subunit gamma — MANLKAIRDRIKSVKNTRKITEAMRLVAAAKVRRAQEQVTATRPFADRLAQVLYSLQARLRFEDANLPLLAKRPIKKVALLVITGDRGLCGAYNSTVIRRSEDRIKELQKEGIDYTLVIVGRKAAQYFQRRERPIDAVFTGLDQIPSASEAGQIANELLSLFLSETVDRVELVYTKFVSLISSRPVVQTLLPLDPQGLESPDDEIFRLTSRGGTFDVSREKSAAPLKPVPTDMIFEQDPVQILDALLPLYLNNQLLRALQESAASELAARMTAMNNASDNAVTLIGTLTLSYNKARQAAITQEILEVVAGAQALE; from the coding sequence GTGGCCAACTTAAAAGCCATTCGCGATCGCATTAAATCAGTTAAAAATACCCGCAAAATCACGGAAGCCATGCGCCTAGTGGCGGCTGCGAAGGTGCGTCGGGCCCAAGAACAGGTTACTGCCACCCGTCCCTTTGCAGATCGCCTTGCCCAGGTTCTATACAGTCTGCAAGCTCGCCTCCGGTTTGAGGATGCCAATCTTCCTCTCTTGGCCAAACGCCCCATTAAGAAAGTTGCCCTATTAGTTATCACGGGCGATCGCGGTCTCTGTGGAGCCTACAATTCCACGGTGATTCGCCGCTCGGAAGATCGGATCAAGGAATTACAAAAAGAGGGCATTGATTACACCCTGGTGATTGTAGGTCGTAAGGCAGCTCAATATTTCCAACGGCGGGAACGGCCCATTGATGCCGTTTTTACTGGACTGGATCAAATTCCCTCCGCCAGCGAAGCGGGACAAATTGCCAATGAGTTACTGTCCCTCTTTCTCTCGGAAACGGTGGATCGGGTTGAGCTAGTTTATACCAAGTTTGTTTCCTTAATCAGCTCTCGCCCCGTCGTCCAAACCCTATTACCCTTGGATCCCCAAGGCTTAGAAAGTCCTGATGATGAAATTTTCCGCCTCACCAGCCGTGGTGGAACCTTCGATGTCAGTCGGGAGAAATCCGCTGCGCCCCTTAAACCTGTGCCCACGGACATGATCTTTGAACAGGATCCAGTACAGATTTTGGATGCCCTATTGCCCCTGTACTTGAATAATCAACTGTTACGGGCCCTGCAAGAGTCCGCAGCCTCTGAGTTGGCGGCACGGATGACGGCCATGAACAATGCCAGTGATAATGCGGTGACGCTGATTGGAACCCTGACCCTGTCCTATAATAAAGCCCGCCAAGCGGCAATTACCCAGGAAATTCTGGAAGTGGTGGCCGGGGCCCAGGCCCTTGAGTAG
- a CDS encoding type II toxin-antitoxin system VapC family toxin: MRVVFADTGYWIAFLNPHDDLHDKALNLSKAVQPAHIVTTEMVLVEVLNDFSDRGEYFRQSAVNLIRMLYQHPNTTVIPQTSVQFQSALTLYEQRPDKEWSQTDCVSFKIMEDQSIVDALAYDKHFAQAGFTALMRNCRM; the protein is encoded by the coding sequence ATGCGGGTCGTGTTTGCGGATACGGGCTACTGGATCGCTTTTTTGAATCCCCACGACGATTTACATGATAAAGCTCTAAATCTCTCAAAAGCAGTGCAGCCTGCTCACATTGTCACGACTGAAATGGTTTTGGTTGAGGTGCTGAATGATTTTAGCGATCGCGGTGAGTATTTTCGACAAAGTGCTGTGAACCTCATCCGAATGCTCTACCAGCACCCAAATACCACTGTCATTCCTCAGACCAGTGTGCAATTTCAGTCGGCACTGACGCTCTACGAGCAACGTCCTGATAAAGAATGGAGCCAAACGGATTGCGTGTCGTTCAAGATTATGGAAGATCAGAGCATTGTTGACGCACTTGCCTACGATAAGCACTTTGCCCAAGCAGGCTTTACTGCTCTAATGCGAAACTGTCGGATGTGA
- the psb32 gene encoding photosystem II repair protein Psb32, with amino-acid sequence MGLLFSSPALATGVNELPLVSAAEPLWVVDQGDVISPLNEGKLGRSLDDLAQETGVNVHFVTIHRLDYGETTESFAADLFAHWFPELVDQTNQVVVVLDTVTNGTALVAGDQVQARLPEAIATSISQETMRIPLKDGNYNQAVLDGSARLETVLRGEPDPGPPLIRDVVVEKTYKSVDETDDRSATIIVVVLLIAATVIPMITYYFYQGSS; translated from the coding sequence TTGGGACTATTGTTCAGTTCTCCGGCCCTGGCCACGGGGGTGAATGAACTTCCGCTGGTATCTGCGGCGGAACCGCTCTGGGTTGTGGATCAAGGGGATGTGATTAGTCCCTTAAATGAAGGTAAATTGGGGCGATCCCTCGATGATTTAGCCCAAGAGACCGGAGTTAATGTTCATTTTGTAACGATTCATCGCTTGGATTACGGTGAAACAACGGAGAGTTTTGCGGCGGATCTATTTGCCCACTGGTTTCCGGAACTGGTGGATCAAACCAACCAAGTGGTGGTGGTGCTAGATACGGTCACCAATGGAACGGCCTTGGTGGCGGGAGATCAGGTACAAGCGCGGTTGCCTGAGGCGATCGCCACTAGCATTAGTCAAGAGACCATGCGAATTCCCTTGAAGGATGGCAACTATAATCAAGCGGTCTTAGATGGCAGTGCCCGCCTAGAAACCGTCCTACGGGGAGAGCCAGATCCGGGGCCTCCGCTGATTCGGGATGTGGTCGTTGAAAAGACCTATAAAAGTGTGGATGAAACCGACGATCGCTCCGCCACGATCATTGTGGTGGTACTCTTAATTGCGGCTACGGTGATTCCGATGATCACGTACTATTTTTACCAAGGTTCATCCTAG
- a CDS encoding peroxiredoxin: MALTVGTPAPSFTTKDTQGQTVSLADFAGKTVILYFYPKDDTPGCTKEACSFRDNYAAYQGKDIVVLGVSGDDESSHQAFTEKFSLPFPLLADVDKSIMTAYDVDGGGYAKRVTYVIDGSGTISHVYTSVKTDTHATDILADLGL; encoded by the coding sequence ATGGCATTAACTGTTGGTACTCCCGCCCCCAGTTTTACGACCAAAGATACCCAAGGTCAGACGGTCTCCCTAGCTGATTTTGCGGGCAAGACGGTGATTTTATACTTTTACCCCAAGGACGATACCCCTGGCTGCACAAAGGAAGCCTGTAGTTTTCGGGATAACTATGCCGCTTACCAGGGCAAGGATATTGTGGTTCTGGGGGTGAGTGGTGATGACGAGTCCTCCCATCAAGCTTTTACCGAGAAGTTTAGTCTTCCCTTTCCCCTTCTGGCCGATGTGGATAAATCGATCATGACGGCCTATGACGTTGATGGTGGCGGCTATGCCAAACGAGTCACCTATGTCATTGATGGCTCTGGCACGATTAGCCATGTCTATACCAGTGTCAAGACCGATACCCATGCCACGGATATTTTGGCAGACCTGGGACTTTAG
- a CDS encoding helicase C-terminal domain-containing protein, whose translation MIEADVHAQLRLFLRSSAEITWPHHLTLARLVARALRLHRGCFLQISGSAVFQRRYQLSYLLPLLLFPEPVILVAPEEVHPQLLHHDIPRLLTFLDGTKPVQTGDRWPQDSFKGLFLVSQDHWLQDYINQRQGFPAGIVTLVDGLEHLEPESRQQLTQTIDTQAWESLKLAYPMALDLIRDFRARLAHRLFQRPINPDQRYLLTDDERSLLQHLGGQLQSTRHPLPSPWDSFFHLLDHDESVTWGQVDPQQGHISLHAAPIPLAPTLEPLWQRQPTVFIGGTIEATAQAPLFHQRLGLPTMTTVKFAPDRHTEAIQFYLAEHLPLPNTPEFQPALQRALSELLSHVSHLEGPAVILVEDMPLRDQLGTVLAAEFGSRVQIERLAIAPASHIQASSPTILTPTILICRTSFWIRHARQIPCPALLALATLPIPSPEDPLVAAQIEFHKQQKQDWFRQYLLPECLNRLERAIAPVRQGGTLVALFDSRVTRRSYGKDILTIFSPYERISEQYLKEHLHLSFC comes from the coding sequence GTGATCGAAGCCGATGTCCACGCCCAGCTACGGTTATTCCTGCGATCGAGTGCGGAGATAACCTGGCCCCATCATTTAACCCTGGCCCGTTTGGTGGCCCGGGCATTGCGTCTGCATCGCGGTTGTTTTCTCCAGATCAGTGGCAGTGCGGTTTTTCAGCGACGCTATCAGCTAAGTTATTTACTGCCCCTCCTCCTTTTCCCGGAACCGGTGATTTTAGTGGCCCCTGAGGAAGTGCATCCCCAATTACTCCACCATGATATTCCCCGACTCTTGACGTTTCTAGACGGCACCAAACCAGTACAAACGGGCGATCGCTGGCCCCAAGACTCCTTCAAGGGTTTATTTTTAGTGAGCCAAGACCACTGGCTCCAGGATTACATCAACCAACGCCAAGGATTTCCGGCGGGAATCGTCACCCTTGTGGATGGACTAGAACATTTAGAGCCAGAAAGTCGGCAACAGTTAACCCAAACCATTGATACCCAAGCCTGGGAATCTTTGAAATTAGCCTATCCCATGGCCCTAGACTTGATTCGCGATTTTCGCGCCCGCTTGGCCCATCGTCTATTTCAGCGACCCATAAACCCGGATCAGCGGTACCTTTTGACAGACGACGAGCGATCGCTCCTGCAACACCTTGGGGGCCAGCTCCAGTCCACCCGCCACCCTCTTCCTAGCCCCTGGGACAGCTTTTTTCATCTTTTAGACCATGACGAGAGCGTGACCTGGGGCCAAGTGGATCCCCAGCAGGGGCATATCAGCCTCCACGCCGCCCCCATTCCCCTCGCCCCCACCTTAGAACCCCTCTGGCAACGCCAGCCCACCGTCTTTATTGGCGGAACCATTGAAGCAACGGCCCAGGCTCCCCTATTCCATCAGCGGTTGGGCCTCCCCACGATGACGACGGTTAAATTTGCCCCCGATCGCCATACCGAAGCCATCCAATTTTACTTAGCCGAGCATCTTCCCTTGCCCAATACGCCGGAATTTCAACCCGCGTTGCAACGGGCCCTCTCCGAACTCCTCAGCCATGTTTCTCACCTGGAGGGGCCGGCCGTCATTCTTGTCGAAGATATGCCCCTCCGGGATCAGCTGGGAACGGTGCTTGCCGCCGAATTTGGTTCCCGTGTCCAGATTGAGCGTCTAGCGATCGCCCCCGCCAGTCATATTCAGGCAAGTTCCCCGACTATTTTGACCCCGACCATCTTGATTTGTCGCACATCCTTTTGGATTCGCCATGCCCGTCAGATCCCCTGTCCGGCCCTGTTGGCCTTGGCAACCCTCCCCATTCCCTCCCCGGAAGACCCCCTAGTGGCGGCCCAAATTGAATTTCATAAACAACAAAAACAAGACTGGTTCCGCCAATATCTTTTGCCTGAGTGCCTCAATCGCCTAGAACGGGCGATCGCCCCAGTTCGACAAGGGGGAACCCTGGTGGCCTTATTTGATAGCCGCGTCACTCGTCGGAGTTATGGGAAAGATATTCTAACGATATTTAGTCCCTATGAACGCATTAGTGAGCAATATCTGAAAGAGCATCTTCACCTCTCCTTCTGTTAG
- a CDS encoding DUF3086 domain-containing protein, whose protein sequence is MTEDNAAIEPSQPATDLESPSETVLETLPETSPTENLQGAIAQLEATKAQLEQEISHLNHHIKNLCLDSLKDLEDRRQNLQLSIEQLERRQERIKAELRQNFVGASQELAIRVQGFKEFLVNSMQDLVVTVEELDLLPAAPPTPEPAPAAATTTTTPKLNLSEDSFQEEAKRIKRLLEQYRATPNYYGPPWQLRRTFEPIHSERVETWFFDLGGRGALRSLNSRLQNILVSSAIISILRDFYGDMLRVLILADSPERLGDWRRGLQDCLGIARADFGPDRGIALFESADALTFRADRLEQEDYLPLILIDDSQESVSLSMLQYPLLLGFAPDPQLRQAKSNDFFE, encoded by the coding sequence ATGACTGAAGACAACGCTGCGATTGAACCATCCCAACCCGCCACCGATCTGGAATCTCCATCGGAGACGGTACTGGAGACATTACCGGAGACATCGCCAACGGAGAACCTACAGGGGGCGATCGCCCAGCTTGAAGCCACTAAGGCTCAGCTTGAGCAGGAAATTAGCCATCTCAATCATCACATTAAGAACCTGTGCCTAGACAGCCTAAAAGACCTAGAAGACCGTCGCCAAAATCTGCAACTGAGTATTGAGCAGCTAGAGCGTCGCCAAGAACGGATTAAGGCAGAGCTGCGGCAAAATTTTGTCGGGGCCTCCCAAGAATTGGCCATCCGGGTGCAGGGATTCAAGGAGTTTTTAGTCAACAGTATGCAAGACCTCGTTGTCACCGTTGAAGAACTCGACCTGCTGCCCGCCGCCCCACCCACCCCCGAACCGGCCCCCGCCGCCGCCACAACGACTACCACACCCAAGTTAAATTTATCCGAAGATAGCTTTCAGGAAGAGGCTAAACGGATCAAGCGGCTACTGGAGCAATACCGAGCAACACCCAACTACTACGGCCCGCCCTGGCAACTGCGGCGCACCTTTGAACCCATCCACAGTGAACGGGTGGAAACCTGGTTTTTTGATCTGGGGGGGCGGGGTGCCCTGAGATCCCTCAATAGTCGGCTGCAAAATATTCTTGTGTCTTCTGCCATTATTTCAATTTTGCGGGACTTTTATGGGGATATGCTGCGGGTACTCATCCTCGCAGATTCCCCGGAACGCTTAGGGGACTGGCGGCGCGGACTCCAAGACTGTCTGGGGATTGCCCGTGCCGATTTTGGCCCCGATCGCGGCATTGCCCTCTTTGAATCCGCCGATGCCCTCACCTTCCGCGCCGATCGCCTTGAACAGGAAGACTACCTACCCTTAATTTTGATTGATGACTCCCAGGAAAGCGTCAGTCTGTCCATGCTCCAGTATCCCCTCCTCCTGGGATTTGCCCCAGACCCCCAATTGCGTCAAGCCAAAAGTAATGATTTCTTTGAGTAG
- the plsY gene encoding glycerol-3-phosphate 1-O-acyltransferase PlsY, with protein sequence MAPPLLIGIALLLSYLLGSLPTGYLLGRWLRGIDIRDHGSGSTGATNVLRVIGKGPGLITFVVDVAKGTAAVLLVALGFGQPWGATIPPSWQAWILLGAALMAILGHSKPVWLRFRGGKSVATGLGVLLALHWPTALATFGVFLVVLALTRIVSLGSILAAISLPLWFWLFDQAWPYIGFGIVAAVMIVWRHQSNIQRLMAGTEPRLGST encoded by the coding sequence ATGGCTCCCCCCCTTTTGATTGGTATTGCCCTTCTCCTAAGTTATCTATTGGGTTCTCTGCCCACCGGCTATCTCCTGGGTCGCTGGTTGCGAGGCATTGATATTCGTGACCATGGCTCCGGCTCCACTGGGGCCACCAATGTCCTGCGGGTGATTGGCAAGGGGCCGGGACTGATCACGTTTGTTGTGGATGTGGCCAAGGGAACTGCCGCCGTTCTTTTAGTCGCCCTAGGGTTCGGCCAACCTTGGGGAGCCACCATTCCCCCATCCTGGCAGGCCTGGATCTTGCTAGGGGCGGCCCTGATGGCAATTTTGGGTCATAGTAAACCGGTGTGGCTCCGTTTTCGCGGCGGAAAGTCCGTGGCAACGGGGTTAGGAGTCTTGCTGGCCCTCCACTGGCCCACGGCCCTGGCAACCTTTGGGGTTTTTCTGGTGGTGTTAGCCCTGACCCGCATTGTTTCCCTTGGCTCTATTTTGGCGGCCATTTCCCTGCCCCTCTGGTTTTGGCTCTTTGACCAAGCCTGGCCCTACATTGGTTTTGGCATCGTCGCCGCCGTTATGATTGTCTGGCGGCATCAATCCAATATTCAGCGACTCATGGCAGGAACCGAACCTCGCCTTGGCAGTACATGA
- a CDS encoding DNA-methyltransferase translates to MTALPMTSELNLNQTSPELVWTSADGESRLYHGNSLELMAALPAATIDCIWTDPPYNLSNDGFTCVAGRMVKVNKGEWDRSQGVEMDHAFNKAWLAACYRLLKPTGTIWVTGTLHVYPSVGFAMQQLGFRILNDIIWEKTAPPPNLGCRCFTHATELILWATKARKGKESYTFNYQDMKAENGDKQMKNVWRMSTPRQKEKAHGKHPTQKPLELVDRCLRASTHPGDIVLDPFAGSATTGVASLSLGRRFIGCEADANFVELSIQRLNQARR, encoded by the coding sequence TTGACAGCCCTTCCGATGACCTCAGAGCTAAACCTTAACCAAACCAGCCCAGAACTTGTATGGACATCGGCGGATGGGGAATCCCGACTCTACCACGGTAATAGCCTAGAATTGATGGCCGCTCTCCCCGCCGCTACCATTGATTGCATTTGGACCGATCCCCCCTATAACCTCTCCAATGATGGCTTCACCTGTGTTGCTGGCCGAATGGTCAAGGTCAACAAAGGGGAATGGGATCGCAGTCAAGGGGTAGAGATGGATCATGCCTTTAATAAAGCCTGGTTGGCCGCCTGCTATCGTCTCCTCAAACCCACGGGAACGATATGGGTGACGGGAACCCTTCATGTGTATCCCTCCGTTGGCTTTGCTATGCAACAGCTTGGTTTTCGGATCCTGAATGACATTATCTGGGAAAAAACCGCTCCGCCCCCCAACCTAGGATGTCGCTGCTTTACCCACGCCACCGAGTTAATCCTATGGGCAACAAAGGCCCGCAAGGGAAAGGAATCCTATACCTTTAATTACCAGGATATGAAGGCTGAAAACGGGGATAAACAGATGAAAAATGTCTGGCGTATGTCTACCCCTAGACAGAAGGAAAAGGCCCATGGCAAACACCCGACCCAAAAGCCCCTAGAGCTAGTTGATCGATGCCTGCGAGCGAGTACCCACCCTGGAGATATCGTCTTGGATCCCTTCGCGGGTTCTGCGACTACCGGTGTTGCCTCATTATCCTTAGGTCGGCGATTTATTGGCTGTGAGGCGGATGCCAATTTCGTGGAACTGTCCATCCAACGCCTAAATCAGGCACGGCGGTAG
- a CDS encoding 2-phosphosulfolactate phosphatase family protein has translation MKVFTYHTPERVPSDGLPDCAIAVDVLRATTTIAAALAAGAEAVQVFSDLEQLIQESDDWPADQRIRVGERGGQTVAGFDLGNSPLECHPERVQGCRLFMSTTNGTRALERIQGAPTVLAAALINRATVGDYLQKHQLETVWIVGSGWQGSYSLEDTVCAGAIAHYLSQSLGLPLETLAGNDETIAAIALYDHYQDDLLTLFHQCSHGQRLLNLGNHADLKYCAQIDTLSVLPIQAEPKVLVKTAMD, from the coding sequence ATGAAGGTTTTCACCTATCACACCCCAGAACGAGTCCCCTCCGATGGGTTGCCTGATTGTGCGATCGCCGTTGATGTCCTGCGGGCAACGACGACAATTGCCGCAGCCTTGGCTGCTGGCGCAGAAGCGGTGCAGGTGTTTAGTGACCTAGAGCAACTCATCCAGGAGAGTGATGACTGGCCCGCCGATCAACGGATTCGGGTGGGAGAGCGGGGCGGTCAAACGGTGGCGGGCTTTGATCTGGGTAATTCTCCCTTGGAATGTCACCCTGAGAGGGTTCAGGGTTGCCGCCTATTTATGAGTACCACCAATGGCACCCGGGCCTTAGAACGGATTCAAGGGGCCCCCACGGTACTCGCTGCGGCCTTAATTAATCGGGCGACGGTGGGGGACTATTTGCAGAAACATCAACTGGAAACGGTGTGGATTGTCGGGTCGGGGTGGCAAGGCAGTTATTCCCTTGAAGATACGGTTTGTGCCGGAGCGATCGCCCATTACCTCAGTCAATCCCTAGGATTGCCCCTCGAAACTCTGGCAGGGAATGATGAAACCATTGCCGCGATCGCCCTGTATGATCACTACCAAGACGACTTGTTAACCCTTTTCCATCAATGTAGCCATGGCCAACGGCTGTTGAACTTGGGTAATCATGCAGACCTCAAGTATTGTGCCCAAATAGATACTCTGTCGGTTTTACCCATCCAGGCCGAGCCGAAAGTTTTAGTTAAAACAGCCATGGATTAA
- a CDS encoding restriction endonuclease subunit S: MVNYAFQLEYTLISPADESEKLSTTIKLSEVLNAGVRLEASAFSIEAHNAVTALENSGLQLISLYGEGGLCQEAHNAFRFKRIYVKSEQGIPFLSSSDIISLRPETDRYLSRKYTRKLDILAVQKWDVLISRSGTIGNIALANDAFTGKAVSEDVIRLSANDPDVAGFVAAFLRSRYGRPQLTQATYGSVIVHIELEHLKRVQIPDLPPIRRIEIGRLMCKASEVRDEANRLLDEADRLLHERLSLPYLKDIAPTGSASAISKIKASQLMGRLEGSFHDPVAIAAEKQLSELSVGVTTVGDSRVTKEIRAVTKFRKRTYVEKGGIPLLSSKQLFQIDPIDVKGLAKGAHTKDLPEIQLKENMIAVTCSGTIGRVQIIPAYMAKWTANQHATRFLAAEDMNAGYLYAWLASDYGYCLITRNSYGSVILEVDKEMFSSVLIPLPEPKIRDEIGNLVLKANQLRDEAWRNEQDAITRLESWIANKPTVSAQDETNPNKIDLTKITYDPNAIPIWELVAQISAQVPDEEWKKLPTDLARRFDDYQKQRQGQD, from the coding sequence ATGGTAAACTACGCCTTTCAACTGGAATATACACTGATCTCGCCTGCCGATGAGTCTGAAAAACTCTCAACGACGATCAAACTCAGCGAAGTCTTGAATGCTGGCGTTCGCCTGGAAGCCTCTGCGTTTAGCATCGAAGCCCATAATGCGGTGACTGCTTTGGAAAACAGTGGTTTACAACTGATTTCGCTTTATGGCGAGGGGGGGCTTTGTCAGGAAGCTCATAATGCTTTTCGATTCAAACGAATCTATGTAAAGTCTGAGCAAGGGATACCATTCCTTTCTAGTTCAGACATCATTAGCTTGCGTCCCGAAACTGATCGTTATCTAAGCCGTAAATACACCCGAAAATTGGACATTCTTGCAGTTCAGAAATGGGATGTATTAATTTCGCGCTCTGGGACAATAGGAAACATCGCCTTAGCAAACGATGCTTTCACAGGAAAAGCAGTTTCAGAAGATGTGATTCGATTGAGTGCAAATGATCCTGATGTGGCAGGTTTTGTCGCTGCTTTCTTACGAAGCCGGTATGGCCGCCCTCAACTGACTCAAGCCACCTATGGTTCAGTAATCGTTCACATTGAGCTAGAGCATCTTAAGCGAGTACAGATTCCTGATTTGCCGCCGATTCGTCGGATTGAGATCGGTCGATTAATGTGCAAGGCGAGTGAAGTGCGTGATGAGGCAAATCGACTGTTGGATGAGGCGGATCGGTTACTGCATGAGCGGTTGAGCTTACCTTATTTGAAAGACATTGCTCCAACTGGGAGTGCGTCTGCGATCTCCAAAATCAAAGCCTCTCAATTAATGGGACGGTTAGAAGGCAGCTTTCATGATCCAGTGGCGATCGCGGCTGAAAAACAGTTGAGCGAACTATCCGTTGGAGTTACTACGGTAGGCGATTCACGAGTTACTAAAGAAATTAGAGCAGTTACGAAATTTCGCAAGCGAACCTACGTTGAAAAGGGTGGGATTCCCTTGTTGAGTAGTAAGCAACTCTTTCAAATCGACCCAATAGATGTTAAGGGATTGGCTAAAGGCGCTCACACAAAGGATCTGCCTGAGATTCAGCTAAAAGAAAATATGATTGCGGTGACTTGCTCCGGCACCATTGGGCGAGTACAAATTATTCCTGCCTACATGGCAAAATGGACCGCAAATCAACATGCAACCCGATTTCTTGCAGCGGAAGACATGAATGCAGGTTATCTCTATGCCTGGTTGGCTTCTGATTATGGATATTGTTTAATTACTCGTAACTCTTATGGCTCAGTGATTCTTGAGGTTGACAAAGAGATGTTTTCCTCTGTTCTGATTCCACTCCCTGAACCAAAGATTAGAGATGAAATTGGCAATCTGGTTCTCAAAGCCAATCAGCTACGGGATGAGGCTTGGCGAAATGAACAAGATGCAATTACCAGACTCGAAAGCTGGATTGCCAACAAACCAACTGTCTCAGCACAAGATGAAACTAATCCAAATAAAATTGACTTAACCAAGATTACGTATGACCCAAATGCAATTCCAATTTGGGAACTGGTTGCTCAAATCTCTGCTCAAGTCCCCGATGAAGAATGGAAAAAGCTCCCGACTGACTTAGCGAGAAGATTTGATGATTACCAGAAACAGAGGCAAGGACAAGATTAA
- a CDS encoding DUF3119 family protein — MTTNLTPPLETVRLAPSFRIPLGLAIASVPLVWFNVWLGLPIFLFSVFLGIQAATLRLEFTATDLDVYRGSTQIRQFPYRQWQHWQIFWTAVPILFYFREVNSIHFLPILFDPVQLLSCLQERCPRTLFVSNPNND, encoded by the coding sequence ATGACGACTAACCTGACCCCACCCCTTGAAACCGTTCGTTTAGCTCCTAGTTTTCGCATCCCCCTGGGGTTGGCGATCGCCAGTGTGCCTCTGGTCTGGTTCAATGTTTGGTTAGGGCTACCGATTTTTTTGTTTAGTGTGTTTTTAGGCATCCAAGCGGCTACCCTTCGCCTAGAATTTACGGCCACTGATCTAGATGTCTATCGGGGTTCAACCCAAATTCGCCAATTTCCCTACCGGCAATGGCAGCATTGGCAGATTTTTTGGACAGCCGTGCCCATCTTGTTCTATTTTCGGGAAGTGAACAGTATCCATTTCCTGCCGATCCTCTTTGATCCGGTTCAGTTATTGAGCTGTTTGCAGGAACGCTGCCCCCGCACTCTTTTTGTATCGAATCCTAACAATGACTGA